A window of the Vanessa tameamea isolate UH-Manoa-2023 chromosome 22, ilVanTame1 primary haplotype, whole genome shotgun sequence genome harbors these coding sequences:
- the LOC113400668 gene encoding gastric triacylglycerol lipase-like yields MKLLVIVFTLILFIQCSESRHTGWFPQNLVDAFTNRTSQITNYVRSKGRSLKQFYVENVRNKITSYLGFNQTQIEDRIDNQARIKRKFKDYVEDAQANDEKIFDAIAPEKLEYSCNDNDPSIHMTTPQLIALHGYVSESHTIVTEDGYILTVHRIPHSRNAKREENPRKTVLLHHGLLGSSADWIVAGPEKGLAYILSEAGYDVWLANVRGNTYSRAHVSLNIDTFAFWNFTFHEVSQHDLPAVIDYIMDTKGWDTKINYIGHSMGTTILFALLSTKTHYNKVLRAGFALAPVAFMTDIKSPIRLLAKYSNNLEYLLKLLGANEFLPQNAVLRWLSKHACEINHYEEAICENSMFVLCGHDERQFNRSLLPIILGHVPAGASTKTLVHYAQEIRNVGRFQQFDYGTEGNLIKYGTLSPPEYPLHKITLPIALFSSENDWLASDVDVTNLYVQLINPIEHYIVPLKEFNHIDFLWAVDAPKLVFAKLLQLLEEGVSKPFYNINTNTHDIR; encoded by the coding sequence ATGAAGCTATTAGTTATTGTGTTTACATTGATTCTTTTCATACAATGCAGTGAGAGCCGGCACACCGGCTGGTTTCCGCAGAATCTAGTCGACGCATTCACAAATAGAACATCTCAAATAACAAACTACGTTCGATCGAAGGGACGTAGTCTTAAACAGTTTTACGTTGAAAatgttcgaaataaaataacgtcATATCTTGGTTTTAATCAGACGCAAATAGAAGATCGCATTGATAACCAAGCGAGGATTAAGAGAAAATTTAAAGATTATGTCGAAGATGCCCAAGCCAACGACGAGAAGATTTTTGACGCAATTGCTCCTGAAAAATTAGAATATTCGTGTAATGATAATGACCCGAGCATTCATATGACCACCCCACAGCTGATTGCACTACACGGTTACGTATCTGAGTCCCATACAATCGTCACAGAAGATGGATACATCCTCACAGTTCACAGAATACCTCATTCCCGAAACGCTAAAAGAGAGGAGAATCCCCGTAAAACGGTTCTTCTTCATCACGGTCTCCTTGGAAGTTCAGCGGACTGGATCGTCGCAGGACCAGAGAAAGGTCTAGCTTATATATTATCTGAAGCCGGTTACGATGTGTGGTTAGCGAATGTTCGAGGAAATACTTACTCCAGGGCGCATGTATCCCTTAACATAGATACCTTCGCTTTTTGGAATTTTACATTTCATGAAGTTAGCCAACACGATTTGCCAGCCGTTATCGACTATATCATGGATACAAAGGGATgggatacaaaaataaactatatcgGCCATTCAATGGGGACGACTATCTTATTTGCTTTGCTTTCCACAAAGACACATTACAATAAAGTTCTACGAGCGGGTTTCGCATTAGCTCCCGTTGCCTTCATGACTGACATTAAAAGTCCAATCCGTCTCCTCGCGAAATACAGCAACAATTTGGAATATTTGCTAAAACTACTCGGCGCTAACGAATTTTTACCACAAAATGCTGTTCTTCGATGGTTATCAAAACACGCGTGTGAAATAAATCACTACGAAGAAGCGATCTGTGAGAATTCAATGTTCGTGTTATGCGGACACGATGAACGTCAGTTTAATAGAAGTTTGTTGCCTATAATACTGGGACACGTCCCAGCCGGTGCGTCGACAAAGACGTTAGTTCATTACGCGCAAGAGATTCGAAACGTTGGGAGATTTCAGCAATTTGACTATGGTACTGAaggaaatttaataaagtacGGAACGCTTTCGCCCCCCGAATATCCTCTACATAAAATAACTCTACCGATTGCTTTATTTAGCTCTGAAAACGATTGGCTGGCGAGTGACGTCGATGTTACGAATTTATACGTACAACTAATAAATCCCATAGAACATTATATAGTGCCTTTGAAAGAGTTCAATCACATAGATTTTCTTTGGGCGGTCGATGCACCTAAATTGGTTTTTGCAAAATTGCTTCAATTACTTGAGGAGGGAGTCAgtaaacctttttataatataaacaccaATACACACGATATACGTTAg
- the LOC113400674 gene encoding small integral membrane protein 20, translated as MAYYRRWRYAAFLGGFVGLLGLTLYPIAISPMIDPSEYKKIQKETRKNIRQEDIQPGNMKVWSDPFDRKKPQNE; from the exons ATGGCTTATTATAGGCGTTGGAGATATGCAGCGTTCCTAGGCGGATTCGTCGGTTTGCTAGGACTGACTTTATACCCTATAGCTATAAGCCCAATGATAGACCCATCGGAATACA AAAAGATTCAAAAGGAAACCAGAAAGAATATAAGGCAAGAGGATATCCAACCAGGAA atATGAAAGTCTGGTCAGATCCATTCGACCGTAAAAAGCctcaaaatgaataa
- the LOC113400670 gene encoding GDP-D-glucose phosphorylase 1: MIQIYDSESKQLIEDKSSKFLPLLKSKWNDIHSKANVFRYKILNLQERLLNEKYLLQLNPSRQSNRRYPEQINDICQPFDEKRFNFTKVSKEEIIFTFKEIDEGDSHAVLVNVSPISKYHSLLCPSIYKCLPQVITKESLKLTVDLMLLTQDRTLRIGFNSLCAFASVNHLHYHLFIEKQRLYVENANCNKIKGPLFKFDESYPVPAFCFEVFQGSEKVDDIFILLNYLLQKSIAHNVMMTRGDRIEGNREEVVRVLVWPRKSSMGAKQPVAFNVAVCELSGWFPIYDSEDYENLQEENLENELRKWKIDNFEELCEELKLLY; this comes from the exons ATGATTCAAATTTATGACTCTGAATCTAAACAATTGATCGAAGACAAGAGTTCCAAATTCTTACCACTTCTCAAGTCAAAATGGAATGATATTCATTCAAAAGCGAATGtatttagatacaaaatattgaaCTTACAAGAGAGGTTATTGaatgaaaagtatttattacag TTAAACCCAAGTCGACAAAGCAACAGAAGATATCCAGaacaaataaatgatatatgtcAACCATTTGATGAAAAGaggtttaattttacaaaagtttccaaagaagaaataatattcacatttaAAGAAATTGATGAAG gGGACAGCCATGCCGTACTTGTTAATGTCAGTCCAATATCTAAATATCATTCCCTACTCTGTCCCTCTATATACAAATGTCTGCCACAAGTAATCACTAAGGAAAGTTTGAAATTGACCGTAGACTTAATGCTATTAACTCAGGATCG AACTCTAAGAATTGGATTCAATAGTTTGTGTGCTTTCGCATCAGTGAATCATTTACACTACCATTTGTTTATTGAGAAGCAACGTCTTTACGTGGAAAATGCG aattgcaataaaataaaaggacCACTGTTTAAGTTTGACGAGAGCTACCCAGTACCAGCATTTTGCTTCGAAGTATTTCAAGGTTCGGAAAAAGTtgatgacatttttatattgttgaaTTACTTGCTACAAAAATCAATTGCACATAACGTTATGATGACAAGAGGAGATCGCATTGAGGGAAATCGTGAAGAAGTGGTCAGGGTTCTTGTGTGGCCAAGAAAGAGTAGCATGGGAGCTAAACAGCCGGTAGCGTTCAATGTCGCTGTTTGCGAGTTGAGTGGATGGTTTCCTATCTATG attCTGAGGACTATGAAAATCTTCAAGAAGAAAATTTAGAAAACGAATTGAGAAAATGGAAGATAGATAATTTTGAAGAATTGTGTGAAGAATTAAAACTGTTGTATTAA